A window of the Desulforapulum autotrophicum HRM2 genome harbors these coding sequences:
- a CDS encoding TRAP transporter small permease — protein sequence MNILNALSNTLNTWVRHFIFGLGLAMTLIVVAQVFARYVLNSSLFWSEELARYCLVWISFLGASVAYHDRVHPGVNMFGSRLPMTMERILTTLVHLVSMGLFSIMIVHGFEFASFVRLQITPALAIPKWIIMGILPLSGVIFMVHGVRFLAQDIGKKYGPEQQDPKGKK from the coding sequence ATGAATATCCTTAACGCCTTGAGCAACACCCTTAACACATGGGTGCGGCATTTCATCTTCGGCCTGGGCCTTGCCATGACACTGATCGTGGTGGCCCAGGTGTTTGCACGGTATGTGCTCAACAGCTCGCTGTTCTGGTCTGAGGAACTTGCCCGGTACTGCCTGGTGTGGATCTCTTTTCTAGGGGCATCCGTGGCATACCATGACAGGGTGCATCCCGGGGTCAACATGTTTGGTTCAAGGCTCCCAATGACCATGGAACGAATTCTGACCACCTTGGTTCACCTGGTCTCCATGGGTCTTTTTTCCATCATGATTGTTCATGGCTTCGAGTTTGCCTCCTTTGTCCGCCTCCAAATCACCCCGGCCCTGGCCATTCCCAAGTGGATCATCATGGGAATTCTTCCCCTCAGTGGAGTGATTTTCATGGTCCATGGGGTACGCTTTCTTGCCCAGGACATCGGCAAAAAATACGGGCCTGAACAACAGGACCCAAAGGGCAAAAAATGA
- a CDS encoding TRAP transporter substrate-binding protein: protein MKKFSMVLTMILIPVLMIVISTPCFAALKIKLGVVTKPGSAQNIVAEKFKALIEERSSSKIKVKVFHSASLGNETEILQQLQMGTIEMGVITGGPFDTFDPIVRVVNYPFLFKDNDQADAILDGPLGREIFNSLESSGFKGLCFSENGFRNLTNNRRPVKTPEDIKGLKIRVMASALHKTIWQSLGANPTPMPWPIYTELEQGVIDGQENPLWVMEVYKFYEIQRYMTLTRHVYSPHLDVASLKWWNTLSKANQALIQTAMADAARFQRRDNREKDAARLVLLAQKGMEIETQPDINAFRAKVAALKDMELYQNPKVHDLLIRMIQATR from the coding sequence GTGAAAAAATTCTCAATGGTTTTAACCATGATCCTGATTCCTGTTCTGATGATAGTCATTTCAACCCCTTGTTTTGCAGCCCTTAAAATTAAACTCGGGGTGGTGACAAAACCCGGGTCGGCCCAGAACATTGTGGCCGAAAAGTTCAAGGCCCTCATTGAAGAACGCAGCAGCAGCAAGATAAAGGTCAAAGTGTTTCATTCCGCCTCCCTTGGCAACGAGACCGAAATCCTCCAGCAGCTCCAGATGGGAACCATTGAAATGGGGGTAATCACGGGCGGACCCTTTGACACCTTTGACCCCATCGTGCGGGTGGTCAACTATCCCTTTCTCTTTAAGGACAATGACCAGGCAGACGCCATTCTGGACGGCCCCCTGGGCCGGGAGATCTTTAATAGCCTTGAATCTTCCGGGTTCAAGGGCCTCTGCTTTTCCGAAAACGGATTCAGGAATCTGACCAACAACCGCAGGCCGGTCAAAACCCCGGAGGATATCAAGGGCCTCAAAATCAGGGTGATGGCCTCGGCCCTGCACAAGACCATCTGGCAATCCCTGGGAGCAAACCCCACACCCATGCCCTGGCCCATCTACACCGAGCTTGAGCAGGGAGTGATCGACGGTCAGGAAAACCCCCTCTGGGTGATGGAGGTTTACAAATTCTACGAAATCCAGCGCTACATGACCCTCACCCGCCATGTCTACTCCCCCCACCTTGACGTGGCCAGCCTGAAATGGTGGAACACCCTTTCAAAGGCAAACCAGGCGCTGATACAGACGGCCATGGCAGATGCAGCACGGTTCCAGCGAAGGGATAACCGGGAAAAAGATGCGGCCCGCCTGGTCCTTCTTGCCCAGAAGGGCATGGAGATCGAAACCCAGCCGGACATCAATGCCTTTAGGGCAAAGGTGGCAGCCCTCAAGGACATGGAACTCTACCAGAATCCCAAGGTTCACGATCTGCTCATCAGGATGATCCAGGCCACCAGATAG
- a CDS encoding thioredoxin family protein, whose translation MDIKVLGPGCAKCKKTEKLVQEVIKEIGVDATVEKVSDMMQIASYGVFGTPSVIVDGKVKCTGKVPKKDDIKNWLLNK comes from the coding sequence GTGGACATAAAAGTTTTGGGACCTGGTTGTGCCAAATGCAAAAAGACGGAGAAACTGGTTCAGGAAGTCATCAAAGAAATCGGTGTTGACGCAACTGTTGAAAAAGTAAGTGATATGATGCAAATCGCTTCATATGGTGTATTCGGCACGCCATCAGTTATCGTGGATGGAAAAGTTAAATGCACAGGTAAGGTGCCGAAAAAAGACGACATCAAAAATTGGCTGTTAAACAAATAA
- a CDS encoding radical SAM protein has product MRTIAFGYSTLCNLKCGHCVAKGEIPETATMDLGRARELIHEMAAAGVRGISFTAGEPLIFFNEIKALVRLCHDLNIYTRIVTNSFWASSPERASTVVKELKQNGLNQLRLSCSRWHQQGVDQQNLVHAAQGCKKNRMDYFVSFVTDFSKADDLLEDFLRANKLRFFPEPLILSGRAQAFDHGPIHTDFQANCCAMNPYITPELDMYACCDAGSNFTETRVFFLGNLAHTGVDALFEKNEQNPLFNLIRTVGISSLALFSGIRSRDIITYRKCDLCRQLLNTPATLEILEQAAGNPENRWTR; this is encoded by the coding sequence ATGAGAACCATCGCATTTGGATATTCAACCCTGTGCAACCTGAAATGCGGCCATTGTGTTGCAAAGGGTGAAATCCCTGAAACCGCCACCATGGACCTTGGCCGGGCCAGGGAGCTCATCCATGAAATGGCCGCAGCCGGTGTCAGGGGCATCAGTTTCACGGCAGGAGAACCCCTGATTTTTTTCAACGAAATAAAGGCCCTTGTCCGCCTGTGCCACGATCTTAACATCTACACCCGCATCGTCACTAACAGCTTCTGGGCAAGCAGCCCGGAACGGGCCAGCACAGTGGTCAAGGAGCTGAAACAAAACGGCCTGAATCAACTCAGGCTGAGCTGCAGCCGATGGCACCAGCAAGGGGTAGACCAGCAGAACCTGGTCCATGCAGCCCAGGGCTGCAAAAAGAACCGGATGGACTATTTTGTTTCGTTTGTGACGGATTTTTCAAAGGCCGACGATTTACTCGAGGATTTTCTCCGGGCAAACAAGCTTCGATTCTTTCCCGAACCCCTGATTCTGTCCGGACGTGCCCAGGCGTTTGACCATGGTCCGATCCACACGGATTTCCAGGCAAACTGCTGTGCCATGAACCCCTATATCACGCCTGAACTTGACATGTACGCCTGCTGCGATGCCGGCAGTAATTTCACAGAAACCCGGGTTTTTTTCCTTGGCAACCTTGCCCACACAGGCGTTGATGCCCTGTTTGAAAAAAATGAGCAAAACCCTTTGTTCAACCTCATCCGAACTGTGGGCATCTCAAGTCTTGCCCTGTTCTCCGGCATACGTTCAAGGGATATCATCACCTACAGAAAATGCGACCTTTGCAGACAGCTTTTAAACACACCGGCCACCCTTGAAATACTTGAACAGGCTGCCGGCAACCCAGAGAACCGCTGGACCCGGTAA
- the istB gene encoding IS21-like element helper ATPase IstB has translation MNEFEMHLAYLKLPYIRENYETAATAAAQKQWTHVHFLSELIKQEAGLRKDKAVLRRIRLARFPVVKTMDQFNWSWPKKINRVQIENLFRLKFIEEKSNVILIGPVGVGKSHISIALGYQACLKNQNVLFTSAIDAVNNLVAAQHAGQLKQELKKYLKPSLLLIDELGYLPIDKTGADLLFQVISQRYEQGSIIITTNRVFQDWPAIFNNDSTLTSALLDRLLHHTEAVVIEGASYRMRKEKTE, from the coding sequence ATGAATGAGTTTGAGATGCACCTGGCGTATCTGAAGCTTCCCTATATCAGGGAAAATTATGAAACTGCGGCAACAGCAGCCGCTCAAAAACAATGGACCCATGTCCATTTTTTATCAGAATTGATCAAACAGGAGGCTGGGCTGCGAAAGGACAAGGCTGTTCTACGTCGAATCCGCCTGGCCCGGTTCCCGGTTGTAAAAACAATGGATCAGTTCAACTGGTCATGGCCAAAAAAAATCAACAGGGTTCAGATTGAAAACCTATTCCGCCTGAAGTTCATCGAAGAAAAAAGCAATGTTATCCTCATTGGGCCCGTCGGGGTGGGGAAATCCCATATTTCTATAGCACTTGGATACCAGGCCTGTCTCAAAAATCAGAATGTGTTGTTCACATCTGCCATCGATGCTGTGAATAATCTTGTGGCAGCACAGCATGCAGGTCAGTTGAAGCAGGAGTTGAAAAAATACCTCAAACCCTCTTTGCTTTTGATAGACGAACTGGGGTACCTGCCTATCGATAAAACCGGTGCAGACCTACTGTTCCAGGTTATCAGTCAACGATATGAACAAGGATCGATCATTATTACCACAAATCGTGTGTTTCAGGACTGGCCTGCTATCTTCAACAATGACAGCACACTTACCTCTGCTTTGCTCGATAGATTACTGCATCATACCGAGGCGGTGGTCATCGAAGGAGCAAGTTACAGAATGCGAAAAGAAAAAACTGAATAA
- a CDS encoding ArsR/SmtB family transcription factor, whose translation MKSFIRVMKALSDPNRVKMMKMLQARPLCVCEIKTALGIAQSTASKHLKILEDAELVRSFKDGLWVNYSLSDGSGSPYSASMIGNLRHWLDDESEIKELTQILPDIDRHAIVGK comes from the coding sequence ATGAAATCATTCATTCGAGTGATGAAAGCATTGTCCGACCCCAACCGGGTAAAAATGATGAAAATGCTTCAGGCACGCCCTCTTTGTGTTTGCGAGATTAAAACAGCACTTGGTATTGCCCAGTCCACTGCCAGCAAACATTTAAAAATTCTTGAAGATGCCGAACTGGTAAGGAGTTTTAAAGACGGGCTATGGGTAAACTATTCTCTTTCCGACGGCAGCGGCTCCCCTTATTCTGCGAGCATGATTGGAAATTTGAGACATTGGCTGGATGATGAATCTGAAATAAAAGAATTAACCCAGATTCTTCCGGACATTGACCGTCATGCAATTGTTGGGAAATGA
- a CDS encoding thioredoxin family protein, producing the protein MQQVLKKLSVWIVILMLFFATGAAADEFLNIPAKGMVTMIDLGAKKCIPCKMMAPIMVKMKKAYEGKAEIIFIDVWENKKPAQRFKIKAIPTQIFFNAQGQEVYRHVGFLDEKSIVEQLTKIGVAAPDLTAKDS; encoded by the coding sequence ATGCAACAGGTTCTTAAAAAATTGAGTGTATGGATTGTCATTTTGATGCTGTTTTTTGCTACGGGTGCTGCAGCTGATGAATTTTTGAATATCCCGGCCAAAGGGATGGTGACCATGATTGATTTGGGGGCAAAAAAATGTATCCCCTGTAAAATGATGGCCCCGATCATGGTAAAAATGAAAAAAGCCTACGAGGGAAAAGCCGAGATTATTTTTATCGATGTATGGGAAAACAAAAAACCGGCACAACGATTCAAAATAAAAGCGATTCCCACACAGATTTTTTTCAATGCACAGGGCCAAGAGGTATACCGGCATGTCGGATTTTTAGATGAAAAATCCATTGTTGAACAATTGACAAAAATAGGTGTAGCAGCCCCAGACCTGACAGCAAAGGATAGTTAA
- a CDS encoding cation diffusion facilitator family transporter, with protein MEETSGTRLLITLVLNLIIPVVQVVAGTFAHSMALISDATHNFSDFMAILISYIAYRIGRKGATAKNTFGYRRAEILAALLNVVLLTGACFFILYGAFQRFLVPEIVAGEIVIWAALAGIVGNGFSAWLLHRDSKHNLNMKGAFLHMLGDFLTSVVVLISGLVMMYKPWYWLDPSLSILIAVFILKNCWSILKSSTNILMNATPSSVDLDDVQAHLLSIEEIKSVHYLHAWPISSSGISFSCHLVVSDQLVSQTGALSERIRHSIFHKFGIDHPVFQFETESCGNGTLLCEMFPGAKKKARG; from the coding sequence GTGGAAGAAACCAGCGGAACAAGACTTTTAATAACCCTTGTTTTAAACTTGATTATACCTGTTGTTCAGGTTGTTGCAGGGACTTTTGCACACAGCATGGCACTGATATCCGATGCCACCCACAACTTCAGCGATTTCATGGCGATTCTTATTTCCTATATTGCCTATCGAATCGGCAGGAAAGGGGCTACTGCCAAAAATACCTTCGGGTACCGCAGGGCGGAAATATTGGCCGCCCTGTTAAATGTGGTCCTTTTGACAGGGGCATGTTTTTTTATCCTATATGGTGCATTTCAACGATTTTTAGTACCTGAAATAGTAGCAGGAGAAATTGTCATCTGGGCCGCTTTAGCGGGTATCGTGGGAAACGGATTTTCCGCCTGGCTACTCCACCGGGATTCAAAACACAATCTGAATATGAAAGGCGCTTTTTTGCACATGCTGGGGGATTTTTTGACCTCTGTGGTGGTATTGATCAGCGGCCTTGTGATGATGTATAAACCCTGGTACTGGCTGGACCCGTCGCTGTCCATCCTGATTGCCGTTTTTATTCTCAAAAACTGCTGGTCAATTCTCAAGTCTTCAACCAATATATTAATGAATGCCACTCCCAGCAGTGTAGATTTAGACGATGTCCAAGCCCACCTTCTATCAATCGAAGAGATAAAAAGCGTTCACTATCTCCATGCCTGGCCGATCAGTTCTTCAGGAATTTCATTTTCCTGCCACCTGGTCGTTTCCGATCAACTGGTCAGCCAGACAGGGGCCTTATCCGAACGGATCAGGCATTCAATTTTCCATAAATTCGGCATTGACCATCCAGTTTTTCAATTTGAAACCGAATCCTGCGGGAACGGCACCCTGTTGTGTGAGATGTTTCCCGGAGCTAAAAAAAAGGCAAGGGGTTGA
- a CDS encoding TRAP transporter large permease, which translates to MIPTVLMVALAALFAINTPIAIAIGAASVTAILVQGDFSLMMVVQRMFSGTDSFHLMAVPLFMYVGAIMEKGGISQRLIDLANALAGWLPGGLAAVTIVSAMFFAGISGSAAADAAAVGAVLIPAMKRSGYEPDFAAAVQASGGSLGVIIPPSIPMIIFGFLTGASIGQLFAAGILPGLLIGLSLIIVSSIISWKQGYAPENRFSPGLVWTTFCRAGLALGAPAIILGGILMGIFTATESAAVAVVYSLFISTVVYKELRPRDLYGILVNGSITASIVMFIISTASVFSWIAAIEDIPEILAGGILGITDNRILLLLIINAVLLVAGTFVETTAALILLVPMITAMLPALGIDMIQLGVIVVTNLAIGMLTPPMGICLIVASAISNQGLGAVSRRVVPFLLILIVDLMVITFYPPITMWMAHLIR; encoded by the coding sequence ATGATCCCAACAGTCTTGATGGTTGCCCTTGCAGCCCTGTTTGCCATCAACACCCCCATTGCCATTGCCATTGGGGCGGCATCGGTGACAGCCATCCTTGTCCAGGGGGATTTTTCCCTGATGATGGTAGTCCAGCGCATGTTCTCGGGCACGGACTCGTTTCATCTCATGGCCGTTCCCCTGTTCATGTATGTGGGGGCCATCATGGAAAAAGGGGGAATCAGCCAGCGCCTCATTGACCTTGCCAATGCCCTGGCCGGCTGGCTGCCCGGCGGGCTTGCCGCAGTCACCATTGTCTCGGCCATGTTCTTTGCCGGCATTTCAGGCTCTGCCGCAGCCGATGCCGCAGCCGTGGGTGCCGTACTCATCCCGGCAATGAAACGCTCGGGGTATGAACCGGACTTTGCCGCAGCAGTCCAGGCGTCGGGGGGCTCCCTGGGAGTGATCATCCCCCCATCCATTCCCATGATTATCTTTGGATTCCTCACAGGGGCCTCCATTGGCCAACTGTTTGCCGCAGGCATCCTGCCCGGACTTCTCATTGGCCTGTCCCTGATTATCGTCAGTTCAATCATCTCCTGGAAACAAGGATATGCACCGGAAAACCGGTTCTCCCCTGGCCTTGTATGGACCACCTTCTGCCGGGCAGGACTCGCCCTGGGCGCCCCTGCCATCATCCTTGGCGGCATTCTTATGGGTATCTTCACGGCAACGGAATCGGCTGCCGTGGCCGTGGTCTATTCCCTGTTTATCTCCACGGTGGTGTATAAAGAACTCCGCCCCAGGGATCTTTATGGGATCCTGGTCAACGGATCCATCACCGCATCCATTGTGATGTTCATCATTTCAACGGCATCTGTTTTTTCCTGGATTGCGGCCATTGAGGATATTCCAGAAATTCTGGCAGGCGGAATCCTCGGTATCACGGACAACCGCATCCTGCTGCTGCTCATCATCAACGCCGTGCTCCTGGTTGCCGGCACCTTTGTGGAGACCACGGCGGCCCTGATTCTGCTTGTTCCCATGATCACGGCCATGCTCCCTGCCCTTGGCATTGACATGATTCAGCTGGGCGTCATTGTGGTGACCAATCTTGCCATTGGTATGCTCACCCCGCCCATGGGCATCTGCCTCATCGTTGCCAGCGCCATTTCAAATCAGGGTCTCGGGGCCGTGTCCCGGCGGGTGGTACCGTTTCTGCTCATCCTCATCGTGGATCTCATGGTCATCACCTTTTATCCGCCCATTACCATGTGGATGGCCCACCTCATCCGATAG
- a CDS encoding permease, whose translation MESKTTQPIQGEGKTNKMIALNLLMATIGVYLWWTVYQVLPNLSKWLTYNLLQIQKGSHLGSSVEFFFYDTPKVMMLLFLVVFGVGIIRSFFTPEKTRAFLSGKSEFVGNIFAALLGIITPFCSCSAVPLFIGFVTAGVPLGVTFSFLIAAPMVNEIALGLLYGLLGWKVAAIYMGTGLFIAISAGWVIGRLKLENHIEDWVTQSNAANLTMEEEKLTWNDRIIYGWDAVKEIIGRVWIYVILGIAVGAGIHGFVPEGVMASIMGKGSWWSVPLSVVIGIPMYSNAAGVIPVVEALLGKGAALGSVLAFMMSVIALSLPEMVILRKVLKPRLIGVFVGVVASGILFVGYLFNIIL comes from the coding sequence ATGGAATCAAAAACAACCCAACCCATTCAAGGTGAGGGAAAAACAAACAAGATGATCGCCTTAAATTTATTGATGGCGACCATTGGCGTATATCTGTGGTGGACTGTTTACCAGGTGCTGCCGAACCTGTCAAAGTGGCTTACCTACAACCTGCTGCAAATCCAAAAGGGATCTCATCTGGGATCTTCTGTGGAATTTTTCTTTTATGATACCCCAAAGGTCATGATGCTCTTATTCCTGGTTGTTTTTGGAGTGGGTATCATCAGAAGTTTTTTCACCCCTGAAAAAACCCGGGCTTTTCTTTCCGGAAAAAGTGAGTTTGTCGGTAATATTTTTGCCGCATTATTAGGCATTATCACCCCCTTTTGTTCCTGTTCCGCTGTACCGCTGTTTATTGGTTTTGTGACCGCAGGGGTTCCACTTGGCGTCACATTCTCTTTTTTAATTGCCGCCCCCATGGTTAATGAGATCGCTCTTGGCCTTTTATATGGACTTCTGGGGTGGAAGGTTGCCGCCATTTATATGGGAACGGGCTTATTTATTGCCATATCAGCGGGGTGGGTGATCGGTCGTCTGAAGCTTGAAAATCATATTGAAGACTGGGTCACACAGTCAAACGCGGCAAACCTGACCATGGAAGAAGAAAAATTGACCTGGAATGACCGGATTATTTATGGATGGGATGCGGTTAAAGAAATCATCGGCCGTGTGTGGATTTATGTCATCCTTGGAATTGCTGTGGGAGCTGGGATCCATGGGTTTGTACCCGAAGGGGTTATGGCATCCATCATGGGCAAAGGGTCCTGGTGGTCTGTCCCCCTGTCAGTTGTGATCGGCATTCCCATGTATTCCAATGCAGCCGGTGTTATTCCGGTTGTTGAGGCGCTTTTGGGAAAAGGAGCCGCTTTGGGCTCAGTTCTGGCATTCATGATGAGTGTCATTGCTTTGTCATTACCTGAAATGGTGATTTTAAGAAAAGTATTAAAACCCAGATTGATTGGGGTGTTTGTGGGGGTTGTTGCCTCCGGGATTCTGTTTGTAGGGTATTTATTTAATATAATTCTTTAA
- a CDS encoding cytochrome c biogenesis CcdA family protein, whose translation MLETLFLTVNQWIAGGTAFAAVGCFVWGMISVLFSPCHLASIPLIVGYVGGQEKMVHPRQAGLYSVLFTSGLFLTIALIGIICALLGRMLGDVGNYWQILIGIILIWVALGMLGVEKCSLSGSLLYKLNLKGMFGAFVLGLAYGVLSGSCTFGFIAPILAIITVQEKVVTGILYILLFATGHCLPIVIAGSSTAAVKRLIENSTWNGAGHWFRKVAGSTIALLGIYFIVTPFIT comes from the coding sequence ATGCTGGAGACTCTTTTTTTAACAGTCAACCAATGGATCGCAGGTGGGACAGCTTTTGCAGCTGTTGGCTGTTTTGTCTGGGGAATGATCAGTGTCCTTTTCAGCCCCTGCCATCTTGCATCTATTCCGCTGATTGTCGGGTATGTTGGCGGACAGGAAAAAATGGTTCACCCCCGCCAGGCCGGACTTTATTCTGTACTCTTCACTTCAGGGCTCTTTCTTACCATTGCATTAATCGGTATTATCTGTGCACTGCTTGGCAGAATGCTGGGTGATGTGGGGAACTATTGGCAAATTTTGATTGGTATTATTTTGATCTGGGTGGCATTGGGAATGCTAGGCGTCGAAAAGTGTTCTCTGTCAGGAAGCCTTTTATACAAGCTGAATTTAAAAGGAATGTTTGGGGCCTTTGTACTTGGGCTTGCTTATGGTGTTCTTTCCGGGTCTTGTACTTTTGGATTTATTGCTCCGATTTTGGCAATTATCACAGTCCAGGAAAAAGTGGTAACCGGTATACTTTACATTCTTCTTTTTGCAACTGGGCATTGTCTTCCAATTGTGATTGCCGGCAGTTCAACAGCGGCAGTAAAAAGATTAATTGAAAACAGCACATGGAATGGAGCGGGTCACTGGTTTAGGAAAGTTGCCGGTTCAACAATTGCTCTTTTAGGCATCTACTTTATTGTGACCCCGTTTATAACCTAA
- a CDS encoding sulfite exporter TauE/SafE family protein produces the protein MEQIIVGALIFVVAVLMTMVGKGGGNFYVVILVMAGIPMHQAATTGQFILFAASIAAMVVFQKNKSVSWSLALLIGSTTSLAALGGGYFSHLFSGFTLKLIFAFMLFAAGAVMLVPVKKENKGSLEDRFGIIKIKSNNQIYGVNLWIAIPVTILTGFGSGMVGVSGGSFLVPLMVIACSIPMHTAVGTASTLIAATAFMGFFGHAVQGDFNPAWAIFLAVITIAGGVIGGKFALKTKPKSLKKLFAYTNWLAAVFMVINAFHV, from the coding sequence ATGGAGCAGATTATAGTTGGCGCTCTTATTTTTGTTGTGGCCGTATTGATGACCATGGTTGGCAAAGGCGGGGGTAATTTTTATGTTGTTATCCTTGTAATGGCAGGGATTCCAATGCACCAGGCGGCAACAACGGGGCAATTTATTTTGTTTGCCGCTTCAATTGCAGCAATGGTGGTTTTCCAGAAAAATAAATCCGTATCCTGGAGCCTTGCATTGTTAATCGGTAGTACAACATCCCTTGCTGCCCTTGGTGGTGGATATTTTTCCCATCTTTTCAGCGGATTTACGCTGAAGCTGATTTTTGCCTTTATGCTGTTTGCAGCTGGTGCCGTTATGCTTGTACCTGTTAAGAAAGAAAACAAGGGAAGCCTAGAGGACAGGTTTGGTATCATTAAAATTAAATCCAACAATCAAATCTATGGCGTTAATTTGTGGATTGCAATCCCTGTAACCATTCTGACAGGCTTCGGTTCCGGCATGGTCGGTGTCTCCGGCGGATCGTTTCTGGTGCCCCTGATGGTTATTGCCTGCAGTATCCCGATGCACACAGCCGTTGGGACAGCATCCACACTTATTGCTGCCACAGCCTTTATGGGTTTTTTTGGCCATGCCGTCCAAGGGGATTTTAACCCTGCATGGGCTATTTTCCTAGCAGTCATAACCATTGCAGGGGGCGTAATCGGCGGTAAATTTGCACTTAAAACAAAACCCAAATCTTTAAAAAAACTGTTTGCTTATACCAATTGGCTGGCTGCCGTCTTCATGGTGATAAACGCATTTCATGTTTAA
- a CDS encoding permease, translating to MKERTKLLLIVGAFIGAYYIPWSHPVIRQSGLEAFMMLQEYAREHVLTCLIPAFFIAGAIAVFVSQASVLKYFGAQASKILSYSVASVSGTILAVCSCTVLPLFAGIYTRGAGIGPATAFLYSGPAINVLAITLTAKILGWQLGLARAVGAVIFAVVTGLLMALIFRKDDAARTAGQIYLPDAEAKERTLLQDSLYLLTMVLILVFAAFAKPEAGSIGLWPAIFAAKWYITIVLLIILGLMLKAWFTKDECKSWVESTWGFMKQIFPLLAGGVLVAGFMLGRPGHAALIPEHFIQSFLGGNSLWANLIASMAGALMYFATLTEVPILQGLLGAGMGKGPALALLLAGPALSLPNMLVIGSVMGVKKTATFCGIIVIMSTIAGMLYGAWVV from the coding sequence ATGAAAGAGCGTACTAAGCTGTTGTTAATCGTGGGTGCTTTTATAGGGGCCTATTATATTCCATGGAGCCATCCGGTGATCCGACAATCCGGGCTGGAAGCCTTTATGATGCTCCAGGAGTATGCACGGGAACATGTCCTGACCTGTCTGATTCCTGCTTTTTTTATCGCCGGGGCCATAGCTGTCTTCGTTTCCCAGGCATCGGTACTTAAATACTTTGGAGCCCAAGCCAGCAAAATTTTATCATATTCTGTGGCGTCGGTTTCGGGGACTATCCTGGCTGTATGTTCCTGCACGGTGTTGCCGTTGTTCGCAGGCATTTATACGCGGGGAGCGGGTATCGGACCCGCCACGGCTTTCCTCTACTCTGGACCTGCCATCAACGTTCTGGCCATTACCCTGACCGCTAAAATCCTGGGCTGGCAATTGGGTCTGGCCCGGGCTGTGGGTGCGGTGATCTTTGCTGTGGTGACCGGTTTGTTGATGGCCCTGATTTTCCGCAAAGACGATGCCGCGCGCACTGCCGGGCAAATTTATCTGCCCGATGCCGAAGCCAAGGAGCGCACCCTGTTGCAGGACAGCTTGTACCTCTTAACCATGGTGTTGATTTTGGTGTTTGCGGCATTCGCAAAGCCGGAGGCCGGCTCGATTGGTTTGTGGCCAGCAATCTTTGCCGCCAAATGGTACATCACCATTGTCTTGCTGATCATCCTGGGGCTGATGCTTAAAGCCTGGTTCACAAAGGATGAGTGCAAAAGCTGGGTGGAATCCACCTGGGGTTTCATGAAGCAGATCTTTCCCTTGCTGGCCGGCGGAGTGCTGGTGGCCGGTTTCATGCTGGGCCGTCCGGGCCATGCAGCCCTGATTCCCGAGCATTTCATCCAATCTTTTCTGGGGGGTAATTCGTTGTGGGCCAACCTGATTGCGTCCATGGCTGGAGCCTTGATGTATTTCGCCACATTGACCGAAGTGCCTATCCTCCAGGGGCTACTGGGGGCCGGCATGGGCAAGGGGCCAGCCCTGGCTCTTTTGCTTGCCGGTCCGGCCCTTTCGCTGCCCAACATGCTGGTGATCGGCAGTGTGATGGGCGTGAAAAAGACAGCGACCTTTTGCGGCATCATTGTGATCATGTCTACCATCGCCGGTATGCTATACGGTGCATGGGTCGTATAG